One part of the Homo sapiens chromosome 19, GRCh38.p14 Primary Assembly genome encodes these proteins:
- the PCSK4 gene encoding proprotein convertase subtilisin/kexin type 4 isoform X1: MRPAPIALWLRLVLALALVRPRAVGWAPVRAPIYVSSWAVQVSQGNREVERLARKFGFVNLGPIFPDGQYFHLRHRGVVQQSLTPHWGHRLHLKKNPKTRPGPKSIQQEEAGRPRYGNHGACQGLVQWFQQQTLQRRVKRSVVVPTDPWFSKQWYMNSEAQPDLSILQAWSQGLSGQGIVVSVLDDGIEKDHPDLWANYDPLASYDFNDYDPDPQPRYTPSKENRHGTRCAGEVAAMANNGFCGVGVAFNARIGGVRMLDGTITDVIEAQSLSLQPQHIHIYSASWGPEDDGRTVDGPGILTREAFRRGVTKGRGGLGTLFIWASGNGGLHYDNCNCDGYTNSIHTLSVGSTTQQGRVPWYSEACASTLTTTYSSGVATDPQIVTTDLHHGCTDQHTGTSASAPLAAGMIALALEANPFLTWRDMQHLVVRASKPAHLQAEDWRTNGVGRQVSHHYGYGLLDAGLLVDTARTWLPTQPQRKCAVRVQSRPTPILPLIYIRENVSACAGLHNSIRSLEHVQAQLTLSYSRRGDLEISLTSPMGTRSTLVAIRPLDVSTEGYNNWVFMSTHFWDENPQGVWTLGLENKGYYFNTGTLYRYTLLLYGTAEDMTARPTGPQVTSSACVQRDTEGLCQACDGPAYILGQLCLAYCPPRFFNHTRLVTAGPGHTAAPALRVCSSCHASCYTCRGGSPRDCTSCPPSSTLDQQQGSCMGPTTPDSRPRLRAAACPHHRCPASAMVLSLLAVTLGGPVLCGMSMDLPLYAWLSRARATPTKPQVWLPAGT; this comes from the exons ATGCGGCCCGCCCCGATTGCGCTGTGGCTGCGCCTGGTCTTGGCCCTGGCCCTTGTCCGCCCCCGGGCTGTGGGGTGGGCCCCGGTCCGAGCCCCCATCTATGTCAGCAGCTGGGCCGTCCAGGTGTCCCAGGGTAACCGGGAGGTCGAGCGCCTGGCACGCAAATTCGGCTTCGTCAACCTGGGGCCG ATCTTCCCTGACGGGCAGTACTTTCACCTGCGGCACCGGGGCGTGGTCCAGCAGTCCCTGACCCCGCACTGGGGCCACCGCCTGCACCTGAAGAAAAACCCCAAG ACCCGCCCGGGCCCCAAGTCTATACAGCAAGAGGAGGCAGGAAGACCCAGATACGGAAATCATGGCGCCTGCCAGGGCCTG GTGCAGTGGTTCCAGCAGCAGACGCTGCAGCGGCGGGTGAAACGCTCTGTCGTGGTGCCCACGGACCCCTGGTTCTCCAAGCAGTGGTACATG AACAGCGAGGCCCAACCAGACCTGAGCATCCTGCAGGCCTGGAGTCAGGGGCTGTCAGGCCAGGGCATCGTGGTCTCTGTGCTGGACGATGGCATCGAGAAGGACCACCCGGACCTCTGGGCCAACTAC GACCCCCTGGCCAGCTATGACTTCAATGACTACGACCCGGACCCCCAGCCCCGCTACACCCCCAGCAAAGAGAACCG GCACGGGACCCGCTGTGCTGGGGAGGTGGCCGCGATGGCCAACAATGGCTTCTGTGGTGTGGGGGTCGCTTTCAACGCCCGAATCGGAG GCGTACGGATGCTGGACGGTACCATCACCGATGTCATCGAGGCCCAGTCGCTGAGCCTGCAGCCGCAGCACATCCACATTTACAGCGCCAGCTGGGGTCCCGAGGACGACGGCCGCACGGTGGACGGCCCCGGCATCCTCACCCGCGAGGCCTTCCGGCGTGGTGTGACCAAG GGCCGCGGCGGGCTGGGCACGCTCTTCATCTGGGCCTCGGGCAACGGCGGCCTGCACTACGACAACTGCAACTGCGACGGCTACACCAACAGCATCCACACGCTTTCCGTGGGCAGCACCACCCAGCAGGGCCGCGTGCCCTGGTACAGCGAAGCCTGCGCCTCCACCCTCACCACCACCTACAGCAGCGGCGTGGCCACCGACCCCCAGATC GTCACCACGGACCTGCATCACGGGTGCACAGACCAGCACACGGGCACCTCGGCCTCAGCCCCACTGGCGGCCGGCATGATCGCCCTAGCGCTGGAGGCCAA CCCGTTCCTGACGTGGAGAGACATGCAGCACCTGGTGGTCCGCGCGTCCAAGCCGGCGCACCTGCAGGCCGAGGACTGGAGGACCAACGGCGTGGGGCGCCAAG TGAGCCATCACTACGGATACGGGCTGCTGGACGCCGGGCTGCTGGTGGACACCGCCCGCACCTGGCTGCCCACCCAGCCGCAGAGGAAGTGCGCCGTCCGGGTCCAGAGCCGCCCCAC CCCCATCCTGCCGCTGATCTACATCAGGGAAAACGTATCGGCCTGCGCCGGCCTCCACAACTCCATCCGCTCGCTGGAGCACGTGCAGGCGCAGCTGACGCTGTCCTACAGCCGGCGCGGAGACCTGGAGATCTCGCTCACCAGCCCCATGGGCACGCGCTCCACACTCGTGGCCATACG ACCCTTGGACGTCAGCACTGAAGGCTACAACAACTGGGTCTTCATGTCCACCCACTTCTGGGATGAGAACCCACAGGGCGTGTGGACCCTGGGCCTAGAGAACAAGGGCTACTATTTCAACACGG GGACGTTGTACCGCTACACGCTGCTGCTCTATGGGACGGCCGAGGACATGACAGCGCGGCCTACAGGCCCCCAGGTGACCAGCAGCGCGTGTGTGCAGCGGGACACAGAGGGGCTGTGCCAGG CGTGTGACGGCCCCGCCTACATCCTGGGACAGCTCTGCCTGGCCTACTGCCCCCCGCGGTTCTTCAACCACACAAGGCTGGTGACCGCTGGGCCTGGGCACACGGCGGCGCCCGCGCTGAGGGTCTGCTCCAGCTGCCATGCCTCCTGCTACACCTGCCGCGGCGGCTCCCCGAGGGACTGCACCTCCTGTCCCCCATCCTCCACGCTGGACCAGCAGCAGGGCTCCTGCATGGGACCCACCACCCCCGACAGCCGCCCCCGGCTTAGAGCTGCCGCCTGTCCCCACCACCGCTGCCCAGCCTCGGCCATGGTGCTGAGCCTCCTGGCCGTGACCCTCGGAGGCCCCGTCCTCTGCGGCATGTCCATGGACCTCCCACTATACGCCTGGCTCTCCCGTGCCAGGGCCACCCCCACCAAACCCCAGGTCTGGCTGCCAGCTGGAACCTGA
- the PCSK4 gene encoding proprotein convertase subtilisin/kexin type 4 isoform X4, with amino-acid sequence MRPAPIALWLRLVLALALVRPRAVGWAPVRAPIYVSSWAVQVSQGNREVERLARKFGFVNLGPIFPDGQYFHLRHRGVVQQSLTPHWGHRLHLKKNPKTRPGPKSIQQEEAGRPRYGNHGACQGLVQWFQQQTLQRRVKRSVVVPTDPWFSKQWYMNSEAQPDLSILQAWSQGLSGQGIVVSVLDDGIEKDHPDLWANYDPLASYDFNDYDPDPQPRYTPSKENRHGTRCAGEVAAMANNGFCGVGVAFNARIGGVRMLDGTITDVIEAQSLSLQPQHIHIYSASWGPEDDGRTVDGPGILTREAFRRGVTKGRGGLGTLFIWASGNGGLHYDNCNCDGYTNSIHTLSVGSTTQQGRVPWYSEACASTLTTTYSSGVATDPQIVTTDLHHGCTDQHTGTSASAPLAAGMIALALEANPFLTWRDMQHLVVRASKPAHLQAEDWRTNGVGRQVSHHYGYGLLDAGLLVDTARTWLPTQPQRKCAVRVQSRPTPILPLIYIRENVSACAGLHNSIRSLEHVQAQLTLSYSRRGDLEISLTSPMGTRSTLVAIRDVVPLHAAALWDGRGHDSAAYRPPACDGPAYILGQLCLAYCPPRFFNHTRLVTAGPGHTAAPALRVCSSCHASCYTCRGGSPRDCTSCPPSSTLDQQQGSCMGPTTPDSRPRLRAAACPHHRCPASAMVLSLLAVTLGGPVLCGMSMDLPLYAWLSRARATPTKPQVWLPAGT; translated from the exons ATGCGGCCCGCCCCGATTGCGCTGTGGCTGCGCCTGGTCTTGGCCCTGGCCCTTGTCCGCCCCCGGGCTGTGGGGTGGGCCCCGGTCCGAGCCCCCATCTATGTCAGCAGCTGGGCCGTCCAGGTGTCCCAGGGTAACCGGGAGGTCGAGCGCCTGGCACGCAAATTCGGCTTCGTCAACCTGGGGCCG ATCTTCCCTGACGGGCAGTACTTTCACCTGCGGCACCGGGGCGTGGTCCAGCAGTCCCTGACCCCGCACTGGGGCCACCGCCTGCACCTGAAGAAAAACCCCAAG ACCCGCCCGGGCCCCAAGTCTATACAGCAAGAGGAGGCAGGAAGACCCAGATACGGAAATCATGGCGCCTGCCAGGGCCTG GTGCAGTGGTTCCAGCAGCAGACGCTGCAGCGGCGGGTGAAACGCTCTGTCGTGGTGCCCACGGACCCCTGGTTCTCCAAGCAGTGGTACATG AACAGCGAGGCCCAACCAGACCTGAGCATCCTGCAGGCCTGGAGTCAGGGGCTGTCAGGCCAGGGCATCGTGGTCTCTGTGCTGGACGATGGCATCGAGAAGGACCACCCGGACCTCTGGGCCAACTAC GACCCCCTGGCCAGCTATGACTTCAATGACTACGACCCGGACCCCCAGCCCCGCTACACCCCCAGCAAAGAGAACCG GCACGGGACCCGCTGTGCTGGGGAGGTGGCCGCGATGGCCAACAATGGCTTCTGTGGTGTGGGGGTCGCTTTCAACGCCCGAATCGGAG GCGTACGGATGCTGGACGGTACCATCACCGATGTCATCGAGGCCCAGTCGCTGAGCCTGCAGCCGCAGCACATCCACATTTACAGCGCCAGCTGGGGTCCCGAGGACGACGGCCGCACGGTGGACGGCCCCGGCATCCTCACCCGCGAGGCCTTCCGGCGTGGTGTGACCAAG GGCCGCGGCGGGCTGGGCACGCTCTTCATCTGGGCCTCGGGCAACGGCGGCCTGCACTACGACAACTGCAACTGCGACGGCTACACCAACAGCATCCACACGCTTTCCGTGGGCAGCACCACCCAGCAGGGCCGCGTGCCCTGGTACAGCGAAGCCTGCGCCTCCACCCTCACCACCACCTACAGCAGCGGCGTGGCCACCGACCCCCAGATC GTCACCACGGACCTGCATCACGGGTGCACAGACCAGCACACGGGCACCTCGGCCTCAGCCCCACTGGCGGCCGGCATGATCGCCCTAGCGCTGGAGGCCAA CCCGTTCCTGACGTGGAGAGACATGCAGCACCTGGTGGTCCGCGCGTCCAAGCCGGCGCACCTGCAGGCCGAGGACTGGAGGACCAACGGCGTGGGGCGCCAAG TGAGCCATCACTACGGATACGGGCTGCTGGACGCCGGGCTGCTGGTGGACACCGCCCGCACCTGGCTGCCCACCCAGCCGCAGAGGAAGTGCGCCGTCCGGGTCCAGAGCCGCCCCAC CCCCATCCTGCCGCTGATCTACATCAGGGAAAACGTATCGGCCTGCGCCGGCCTCCACAACTCCATCCGCTCGCTGGAGCACGTGCAGGCGCAGCTGACGCTGTCCTACAGCCGGCGCGGAGACCTGGAGATCTCGCTCACCAGCCCCATGGGCACGCGCTCCACACTCGTGGCCATACG GGACGTTGTACCGCTACACGCTGCTGCTCTATGGGACGGCCGAGGACATGACAGCGCGGCCTACAGGCCCCCAG CGTGTGACGGCCCCGCCTACATCCTGGGACAGCTCTGCCTGGCCTACTGCCCCCCGCGGTTCTTCAACCACACAAGGCTGGTGACCGCTGGGCCTGGGCACACGGCGGCGCCCGCGCTGAGGGTCTGCTCCAGCTGCCATGCCTCCTGCTACACCTGCCGCGGCGGCTCCCCGAGGGACTGCACCTCCTGTCCCCCATCCTCCACGCTGGACCAGCAGCAGGGCTCCTGCATGGGACCCACCACCCCCGACAGCCGCCCCCGGCTTAGAGCTGCCGCCTGTCCCCACCACCGCTGCCCAGCCTCGGCCATGGTGCTGAGCCTCCTGGCCGTGACCCTCGGAGGCCCCGTCCTCTGCGGCATGTCCATGGACCTCCCACTATACGCCTGGCTCTCCCGTGCCAGGGCCACCCCCACCAAACCCCAGGTCTGGCTGCCAGCTGGAACCTGA
- the PCSK4 gene encoding proprotein convertase subtilisin/kexin type 4 isoform X6, whose translation MRPAPIALWLRLVLALALVRPRAVGWAPVRAPIYVSSWAVQVSQGNREVERLARKFGFVNLGPIFPDGQYFHLRHRGVVQQSLTPHWGHRLHLKKNPKTRPGPKSIQQEEAGRPRYGNHGACQGLVQWFQQQTLQRRVKRSVVVPTDPWFSKQWYMNSEAQPDLSILQAWSQGLSGQGIVVSVLDDGIEKDHPDLWANYDPLASYDFNDYDPDPQPRYTPSKENRRTDAGRYHHRCHRGPVAEPAAAAHPHLQRQLGSRGRRPHGGRPRHPHPRGLPAWCDQASTRFPWAAPPSRAACPGTAKPAPPPSPPPTAAAWPPTPRSPFLTWRDMQHLVVRASKPAHLQAEDWRTNGVGRQVSHHYGYGLLDAGLLVDTARTWLPTQPQRKCAVRVQSRPTPILPLIYIRENVSACAGLHNSIRSLEHVQAQLTLSYSRRGDLEISLTSPMGTRSTLVAIRPLDVSTEGYNNWVFMSTHFWDENPQGVWTLGLENKGYYFNTGTLYRYTLLLYGTAEDMTARPTGPQVTSSACVQRDTEGLCQACDGPAYILGQLCLAYCPPRFFNHTRLVTAGPGHTAAPALRVCSSCHASCYTCRGGSPRDCTSCPPSSTLDQQQGSCMGPTTPDSRPRLRAAACPHHRCPASAMVLSLLAVTLGGPVLCGMSMDLPLYAWLSRARATPTKPQVWLPAGT comes from the exons ATGCGGCCCGCCCCGATTGCGCTGTGGCTGCGCCTGGTCTTGGCCCTGGCCCTTGTCCGCCCCCGGGCTGTGGGGTGGGCCCCGGTCCGAGCCCCCATCTATGTCAGCAGCTGGGCCGTCCAGGTGTCCCAGGGTAACCGGGAGGTCGAGCGCCTGGCACGCAAATTCGGCTTCGTCAACCTGGGGCCG ATCTTCCCTGACGGGCAGTACTTTCACCTGCGGCACCGGGGCGTGGTCCAGCAGTCCCTGACCCCGCACTGGGGCCACCGCCTGCACCTGAAGAAAAACCCCAAG ACCCGCCCGGGCCCCAAGTCTATACAGCAAGAGGAGGCAGGAAGACCCAGATACGGAAATCATGGCGCCTGCCAGGGCCTG GTGCAGTGGTTCCAGCAGCAGACGCTGCAGCGGCGGGTGAAACGCTCTGTCGTGGTGCCCACGGACCCCTGGTTCTCCAAGCAGTGGTACATG AACAGCGAGGCCCAACCAGACCTGAGCATCCTGCAGGCCTGGAGTCAGGGGCTGTCAGGCCAGGGCATCGTGGTCTCTGTGCTGGACGATGGCATCGAGAAGGACCACCCGGACCTCTGGGCCAACTAC GACCCCCTGGCCAGCTATGACTTCAATGACTACGACCCGGACCCCCAGCCCCGCTACACCCCCAGCAAAGAGAACCG GCGTACGGATGCTGGACGGTACCATCACCGATGTCATCGAGGCCCAGTCGCTGAGCCTGCAGCCGCAGCACATCCACATTTACAGCGCCAGCTGGGGTCCCGAGGACGACGGCCGCACGGTGGACGGCCCCGGCATCCTCACCCGCGAGGCCTTCCGGCGTGGTGTGACCAAG CATCCACACGCTTTCCGTGGGCAGCACCACCCAGCAGGGCCGCGTGCCCTGGTACAGCGAAGCCTGCGCCTCCACCCTCACCACCACCTACAGCAGCGGCGTGGCCACCGACCCCCAGATC CCCGTTCCTGACGTGGAGAGACATGCAGCACCTGGTGGTCCGCGCGTCCAAGCCGGCGCACCTGCAGGCCGAGGACTGGAGGACCAACGGCGTGGGGCGCCAAG TGAGCCATCACTACGGATACGGGCTGCTGGACGCCGGGCTGCTGGTGGACACCGCCCGCACCTGGCTGCCCACCCAGCCGCAGAGGAAGTGCGCCGTCCGGGTCCAGAGCCGCCCCAC CCCCATCCTGCCGCTGATCTACATCAGGGAAAACGTATCGGCCTGCGCCGGCCTCCACAACTCCATCCGCTCGCTGGAGCACGTGCAGGCGCAGCTGACGCTGTCCTACAGCCGGCGCGGAGACCTGGAGATCTCGCTCACCAGCCCCATGGGCACGCGCTCCACACTCGTGGCCATACG ACCCTTGGACGTCAGCACTGAAGGCTACAACAACTGGGTCTTCATGTCCACCCACTTCTGGGATGAGAACCCACAGGGCGTGTGGACCCTGGGCCTAGAGAACAAGGGCTACTATTTCAACACGG GGACGTTGTACCGCTACACGCTGCTGCTCTATGGGACGGCCGAGGACATGACAGCGCGGCCTACAGGCCCCCAGGTGACCAGCAGCGCGTGTGTGCAGCGGGACACAGAGGGGCTGTGCCAGG CGTGTGACGGCCCCGCCTACATCCTGGGACAGCTCTGCCTGGCCTACTGCCCCCCGCGGTTCTTCAACCACACAAGGCTGGTGACCGCTGGGCCTGGGCACACGGCGGCGCCCGCGCTGAGGGTCTGCTCCAGCTGCCATGCCTCCTGCTACACCTGCCGCGGCGGCTCCCCGAGGGACTGCACCTCCTGTCCCCCATCCTCCACGCTGGACCAGCAGCAGGGCTCCTGCATGGGACCCACCACCCCCGACAGCCGCCCCCGGCTTAGAGCTGCCGCCTGTCCCCACCACCGCTGCCCAGCCTCGGCCATGGTGCTGAGCCTCCTGGCCGTGACCCTCGGAGGCCCCGTCCTCTGCGGCATGTCCATGGACCTCCCACTATACGCCTGGCTCTCCCGTGCCAGGGCCACCCCCACCAAACCCCAGGTCTGGCTGCCAGCTGGAACCTGA
- the PCSK4 gene encoding proprotein convertase subtilisin/kexin type 4 isoform X2, translating into MRPAPIALWLRLVLALALVRPRAVGWAPVRAPIYVSSWAVQVSQGNREVERLARKFGFVNLGPIFPDGQYFHLRHRGVVQQSLTPHWGHRLHLKKNPKTRPGPKSIQQEEAGRPRYGNHGACQGLVQWFQQQTLQRRVKRSVVVPTDPWFSKQWYMNSEAQPDLSILQAWSQGLSGQGIVVSVLDDGIEKDHPDLWANYDPLASYDFNDYDPDPQPRYTPSKENRHGTRCAGEVAAMANNGFCGVGVAFNARIGGVRMLDGTITDVIEAQSLSLQPQHIHIYSASWGPEDDGRTVDGPGILTREAFRRGVTKGRGGLGTLFIWASGNGGLHYDNCNCDGYTNSIHTLSVGSTTQQGRVPWYSEACASTLTTTYSSGVATDPQIVTTDLHHGCTDQHTGTSASAPLAAGMIALALEANPFLTWRDMQHLVVRASKPAHLQAEDWRTNGVGRQVSHHYGYGLLDAGLLVDTARTWLPTQPQRKCAVRVQSRPTENVSACAGLHNSIRSLEHVQAQLTLSYSRRGDLEISLTSPMGTRSTLVAIRPLDVSTEGYNNWVFMSTHFWDENPQGVWTLGLENKGYYFNTGTLYRYTLLLYGTAEDMTARPTGPQVTSSACVQRDTEGLCQACDGPAYILGQLCLAYCPPRFFNHTRLVTAGPGHTAAPALRVCSSCHASCYTCRGGSPRDCTSCPPSSTLDQQQGSCMGPTTPDSRPRLRAAACPHHRCPASAMVLSLLAVTLGGPVLCGMSMDLPLYAWLSRARATPTKPQVWLPAGT; encoded by the exons ATGCGGCCCGCCCCGATTGCGCTGTGGCTGCGCCTGGTCTTGGCCCTGGCCCTTGTCCGCCCCCGGGCTGTGGGGTGGGCCCCGGTCCGAGCCCCCATCTATGTCAGCAGCTGGGCCGTCCAGGTGTCCCAGGGTAACCGGGAGGTCGAGCGCCTGGCACGCAAATTCGGCTTCGTCAACCTGGGGCCG ATCTTCCCTGACGGGCAGTACTTTCACCTGCGGCACCGGGGCGTGGTCCAGCAGTCCCTGACCCCGCACTGGGGCCACCGCCTGCACCTGAAGAAAAACCCCAAG ACCCGCCCGGGCCCCAAGTCTATACAGCAAGAGGAGGCAGGAAGACCCAGATACGGAAATCATGGCGCCTGCCAGGGCCTG GTGCAGTGGTTCCAGCAGCAGACGCTGCAGCGGCGGGTGAAACGCTCTGTCGTGGTGCCCACGGACCCCTGGTTCTCCAAGCAGTGGTACATG AACAGCGAGGCCCAACCAGACCTGAGCATCCTGCAGGCCTGGAGTCAGGGGCTGTCAGGCCAGGGCATCGTGGTCTCTGTGCTGGACGATGGCATCGAGAAGGACCACCCGGACCTCTGGGCCAACTAC GACCCCCTGGCCAGCTATGACTTCAATGACTACGACCCGGACCCCCAGCCCCGCTACACCCCCAGCAAAGAGAACCG GCACGGGACCCGCTGTGCTGGGGAGGTGGCCGCGATGGCCAACAATGGCTTCTGTGGTGTGGGGGTCGCTTTCAACGCCCGAATCGGAG GCGTACGGATGCTGGACGGTACCATCACCGATGTCATCGAGGCCCAGTCGCTGAGCCTGCAGCCGCAGCACATCCACATTTACAGCGCCAGCTGGGGTCCCGAGGACGACGGCCGCACGGTGGACGGCCCCGGCATCCTCACCCGCGAGGCCTTCCGGCGTGGTGTGACCAAG GGCCGCGGCGGGCTGGGCACGCTCTTCATCTGGGCCTCGGGCAACGGCGGCCTGCACTACGACAACTGCAACTGCGACGGCTACACCAACAGCATCCACACGCTTTCCGTGGGCAGCACCACCCAGCAGGGCCGCGTGCCCTGGTACAGCGAAGCCTGCGCCTCCACCCTCACCACCACCTACAGCAGCGGCGTGGCCACCGACCCCCAGATC GTCACCACGGACCTGCATCACGGGTGCACAGACCAGCACACGGGCACCTCGGCCTCAGCCCCACTGGCGGCCGGCATGATCGCCCTAGCGCTGGAGGCCAA CCCGTTCCTGACGTGGAGAGACATGCAGCACCTGGTGGTCCGCGCGTCCAAGCCGGCGCACCTGCAGGCCGAGGACTGGAGGACCAACGGCGTGGGGCGCCAAG TGAGCCATCACTACGGATACGGGCTGCTGGACGCCGGGCTGCTGGTGGACACCGCCCGCACCTGGCTGCCCACCCAGCCGCAGAGGAAGTGCGCCGTCCGGGTCCAGAGCCGCCCCAC GGAAAACGTATCGGCCTGCGCCGGCCTCCACAACTCCATCCGCTCGCTGGAGCACGTGCAGGCGCAGCTGACGCTGTCCTACAGCCGGCGCGGAGACCTGGAGATCTCGCTCACCAGCCCCATGGGCACGCGCTCCACACTCGTGGCCATACG ACCCTTGGACGTCAGCACTGAAGGCTACAACAACTGGGTCTTCATGTCCACCCACTTCTGGGATGAGAACCCACAGGGCGTGTGGACCCTGGGCCTAGAGAACAAGGGCTACTATTTCAACACGG GGACGTTGTACCGCTACACGCTGCTGCTCTATGGGACGGCCGAGGACATGACAGCGCGGCCTACAGGCCCCCAGGTGACCAGCAGCGCGTGTGTGCAGCGGGACACAGAGGGGCTGTGCCAGG CGTGTGACGGCCCCGCCTACATCCTGGGACAGCTCTGCCTGGCCTACTGCCCCCCGCGGTTCTTCAACCACACAAGGCTGGTGACCGCTGGGCCTGGGCACACGGCGGCGCCCGCGCTGAGGGTCTGCTCCAGCTGCCATGCCTCCTGCTACACCTGCCGCGGCGGCTCCCCGAGGGACTGCACCTCCTGTCCCCCATCCTCCACGCTGGACCAGCAGCAGGGCTCCTGCATGGGACCCACCACCCCCGACAGCCGCCCCCGGCTTAGAGCTGCCGCCTGTCCCCACCACCGCTGCCCAGCCTCGGCCATGGTGCTGAGCCTCCTGGCCGTGACCCTCGGAGGCCCCGTCCTCTGCGGCATGTCCATGGACCTCCCACTATACGCCTGGCTCTCCCGTGCCAGGGCCACCCCCACCAAACCCCAGGTCTGGCTGCCAGCTGGAACCTGA